A window from Zingiber officinale cultivar Zhangliang chromosome 7A, Zo_v1.1, whole genome shotgun sequence encodes these proteins:
- the LOC122002317 gene encoding LRR receptor-like serine/threonine-protein kinase SIK1: MGWRRFMTAAVLVVCLRAATAILDPVDFLALQAVRKGLEDMPGSDFFSSWDFTDDPCAFTGVFCAGERVVTLALGDPRAGAPGLVGRLDPALGRLDALAELSLVPGRVSGPIPDALSDCSDLRFVALSKNLFSGAVPPGLGGLPRLRTLDLSYNLLSSSVPASLASAPALSNLILCHNQLSGSLPPFPPSSSLLRLDLKHNQLSGPLPPLPPRLQYLALGSNSLTGRVDSVLPSLAQLNFLDLSSNLLEGPIPGAVFTLQLAALQLQRNAFSGPVTPPQDDVVIPVVDLSYNRLWGAVPPQLAAVGRLYLNNNRFTGEVPSRLVQGLSNGMQLLYLQHNFLTGIEIGPAAVALPAGASLCLQYNCMVPPFDTPCPLKAGSQRMRPLDQCPEWRD, from the coding sequence ATGGGGTGGCGGCGCTTTATGACTGCGGCGGTGTTGGTGGTGTGCTTGAGGGCTGCGACGGCGATTCTGGACCCGGTGGACTTCTTAGCCTTGCAGGCCGTTCGAAAGGGGCTGGAGGACATGCCTGGATCCGATTTCTTCTCGTCCTGGGACTTCACCGATGACCCCTGCGCCTTCACCGGAGTGTTCTGCGCCGGGGAGCGCGTGGTGACGCTCGCCCTTGGCGATCCCCGGGCGGGGGCGCCGGGGCTAGTGGGACGACTCGACCCCGCGCTCGGTCGCCTTGACGCGCTCGCCGAGCTCTCCCTCGTTCCAGGCCGCGTCTCTGGTCCCATTCCTGATGCTCTGTCCGATTGCTCTGACCTCCGCTTCGTTGCTCTGAGTAAGAATTTGTTCTCCGGCGCCGTCCCGCCCGGCCTCGGAGGCCTCCCCCGCCTCCGCACACTCGATCTCAGCTATAACCTGCTTTCCAGTTCCGTCCCGGCGTCCCTCGCCTCCGCGCCGGCGCTGTCCAACCTCATCCTCTGCCACAACCAGCTCTCCGGCTCCCTCCCGCCCTTCCCGCCCTCTTCCTCGCTCCTTCGCCTCGACCTCAAGCACAACCAGCTCTCCGGTCCCCTTCCGCCGCTGCCGCCCCGGCTACAGTACCTCGCCCTCGGTTCTAACTCGCTCACCGGCCGCGTCGACTCAGTTCTCCCTTCCCTCGCCCAGCTCAATTTCCTCGACCTCAGCTCGAATTTGCTCGAGGGCCCAATCCCCGGAGCCGTGTTCACGCTCCAACTCGCCGCTCTCCAACTGCAGCGCAACGCCTTCTCCGGACCGGTGACGCCGCCGCAAGACGACGTGGTCATCCCTGTGGTGGACCTGAGCTACAACCGGCTGTGGGGGGCCGTCCCGCCGCAGCTGGCCGCGGTGGGCCGCCTCTACCTCAACAACAACCGGTTCACCGGCGAGGTGCCGAGCCGCCTGGTGCAGGGGCTCAGCAACGGCATGCAGTTGCTCTACCTGCAGCACAACTTCTTGACAGGGATCGAGATTGGTCCAGCAGCCGTCGCCCTCCCCGCCGGCGCATCGCTCTGCCTGCAGTACAACTGCATGGTGCCGCCCTTCGACACGCCATGCCCGCTCAAGGCCGGCTCGCAGAGGATGCGCCCCCTCGACCAATGTCCCGAGTGGCGAGACTAA